A genomic region of Alicyclobacillus sp. SO9 contains the following coding sequences:
- a CDS encoding RNA polymerase sigma factor, with translation MSDRNTKAFFSFMVETYWQSIWTFIYTILGDADYARDLTQDTFISAATSINDLRDIESLKTWLFKIARNRSIDYLKSGWSTKVLSMEKDFHLTAEASSTWAQDAETDALSAIQRNELWAAIFRLKRGFREVVVLRVREDLSFREIAGVLKIRETTARSRYARSVKQLRTMLKGGGTDSGV, from the coding sequence GTGTCGGACCGGAACACGAAGGCGTTTTTTAGCTTCATGGTGGAAACCTATTGGCAAAGTATCTGGACTTTTATCTATACCATTTTAGGGGATGCTGACTACGCACGTGACCTAACGCAAGATACTTTCATTTCTGCGGCAACAAGTATAAATGATTTGAGAGACATAGAAAGCCTAAAGACATGGCTGTTCAAGATTGCGAGAAATCGCAGCATAGATTATCTAAAGTCGGGTTGGTCGACCAAGGTTTTATCTATGGAGAAAGACTTTCACTTGACGGCAGAAGCCAGCAGCACATGGGCCCAGGACGCTGAGACTGATGCACTGTCAGCAATACAACGAAACGAGTTATGGGCAGCCATCTTTCGTTTAAAACGCGGCTTCAGAGAGGTCGTTGTGCTGAGAGTCCGGGAGGACCTGTCCTTTCGGGAAATCGCCGGTGTGTTGAAAATCCGTGAAACGACAGCGCGATCGCGCTACGCTCGCTCCGTCAAACAACTACGCACGATGCTGAAAGGAGGGGGTACTGACAGTGGAGTTTGA
- a CDS encoding AMP-binding protein yields the protein MRNWVVHEVLQDAAWQHPNVEVVSPSKRFTYAQSWERVIRLANSLRNLGIGKGTVVGVLDVNSYRYFELQHALSIAGAVVHTINFRLPLDDLVYTVDHAGDEIVFAWEGFEQAGRALQSHVRKVIWMLDSYEDLIESGSAVLHEHGTGPTDTFSIFYTTGTTGRPKGIRYRHQDMLLASLQIAHHLAIHDTGAKLQTHDTIMPLIPFFHIHGWGTPFFAPYLGAKLVLPETADASAQLELIRNEGVTWSNMVPTQLHMLLQALSEHPSSGGDSSGASTSEPTLEPTSEPTSDRPAAEGTNPAEAAAATEDTSGVANPQPQLPLHVLTGGSPLPSGIAQRATNVGIQFSLIYGGSDQLATSISAIQTSTGTKQTDRLHTLSTRTLPLPMVRVDVRDVHERSVPRDGQTIGEVWVQSPWLPDGYVRDETRSREVFIDGWFKTGDLAVWHKDGSLHVLDRQKDAVKSGGEWIATSVIEAIISELDEVAMVAVLAEQSEQWGERPMAVIQLDKADDSSTDVGAESGADVGADVGAGSSAGSGVDVETERATPDSPTRAFANESGSTDSRSVFDRRIRNHLYAAVEQGRLAKFWVPDRILFVDSIPVTSAGKIHKSALRKTLEEK from the coding sequence ATGCGTAACTGGGTAGTCCACGAGGTGCTTCAAGATGCGGCGTGGCAGCACCCGAACGTGGAGGTCGTAAGCCCATCGAAGCGGTTTACCTACGCACAATCATGGGAGAGGGTCATTCGCCTCGCCAACAGTCTGCGCAATCTCGGCATCGGAAAAGGGACCGTCGTTGGCGTGTTGGATGTAAACAGCTACCGCTATTTTGAGTTGCAGCATGCTCTTTCCATTGCTGGTGCAGTTGTTCACACCATAAACTTTCGCTTGCCGCTGGACGACTTAGTCTATACGGTCGATCACGCTGGCGACGAGATTGTCTTTGCCTGGGAGGGGTTCGAACAGGCTGGACGTGCATTGCAAAGTCACGTCCGCAAAGTCATATGGATGCTTGATTCCTATGAGGATTTGATTGAGAGCGGATCGGCCGTACTTCACGAGCATGGCACCGGTCCCACAGACACGTTCTCCATCTTCTACACCACAGGAACCACAGGCAGACCCAAAGGTATCCGGTACAGACATCAAGACATGCTGCTCGCTTCTCTGCAAATTGCACATCATCTAGCCATACACGACACCGGTGCCAAACTTCAGACACACGATACGATTATGCCCCTCATCCCCTTTTTCCACATTCACGGCTGGGGCACACCGTTTTTTGCACCCTACCTTGGTGCCAAACTCGTGTTGCCGGAAACCGCCGATGCAAGCGCACAATTGGAACTCATTCGGAACGAGGGCGTCACGTGGAGCAACATGGTTCCGACCCAGTTACACATGTTGCTGCAAGCGTTGAGCGAGCATCCAAGTTCCGGCGGCGATTCAAGTGGCGCTTCAACTTCGGAGCCAACTTTGGAACCAACTTCGGAGCCAACTTCGGATCGACCTGCAGCCGAAGGCACAAATCCGGCTGAAGCAGCGGCAGCCACAGAGGATACCTCAGGCGTTGCAAATCCACAGCCGCAATTGCCTTTGCACGTCCTAACTGGCGGTAGTCCGCTTCCGTCCGGTATTGCTCAGAGGGCAACGAACGTTGGCATTCAATTTTCTCTCATCTACGGGGGCTCCGATCAACTGGCCACAAGCATTTCCGCCATCCAAACTTCCACCGGGACAAAACAGACCGACAGGCTCCACACCCTGTCAACCCGAACACTGCCGCTGCCAATGGTTCGAGTGGACGTACGCGACGTGCACGAACGGTCCGTTCCCAGAGACGGCCAGACAATTGGCGAGGTTTGGGTGCAAAGTCCCTGGTTGCCGGATGGGTATGTGAGGGATGAAACGAGATCGAGGGAGGTATTCATTGACGGATGGTTCAAGACCGGCGATCTCGCTGTCTGGCACAAAGACGGCTCCCTCCACGTACTCGACAGGCAAAAGGATGCAGTGAAGAGCGGCGGCGAATGGATTGCCACCAGCGTCATCGAGGCCATTATCTCCGAATTGGACGAAGTCGCTATGGTAGCAGTACTCGCAGAACAAAGTGAGCAATGGGGAGAACGGCCCATGGCCGTTATTCAGTTAGATAAGGCAGACGATTCAAGCACGGATGTAGGCGCGGAGTCCGGAGCGGATGTGGGTGCGGATGTGGGTGCGGGTTCAAGCGCGGGTTCCGGAGTGGATGTGGAAACAGAGCGGGCTACTCCCGATAGTCCAACACGCGCATTTGCAAATGAGTCTGGGTCAACAGACAGCCGGAGCGTTTTCGACCGCCGCATCCGTAACCATCTGTATGCCGCGGTCGAGCAAGGGCGTCTCGCCAAGTTTTGGGTACCGGACAGAATCCTGTTTGTCGACTCCATTCCCGTCACCAGCGCTGGAAAAATTCACAAGTCTGCGCTGCGCAAGACTTTGGAGGAAAAGTAA
- the pruA gene encoding L-glutamate gamma-semialdehyde dehydrogenase, whose amino-acid sequence MTLQPYSNEPVIDYSVEENKNKLLQALDKVKSEFGKSYPLWVGGRDVETDTKQESVNPAKKTEVIGYLSQANKSVIDDAFTAANKAFESWSQVSFGERALYLIKAAAVMRRRKMELMAWQVYESGKNWAEADGDVNEAIDFLEYYARQAMELGKGKPLQYYPGEDNSMIYLPLGVGVVIPPWNFPLAILTGTTMSAVVTGNTVLLKPAPQSSVMAAKFIEIMKEIQLPEGVINFVPGDPAEIGDYMTGNNDTRFVSFTGSKATGLHIDEHAHKTSEGQRYIKRVVAEMGGKDGIVVDETADTEAAAQGIVDSAFAFQGQKCSAGSRAIIHEAVFDEVMDKVVEKVKAIKTGPAAENHFMGPVIDDKAFKKITGYIEIGKKEAKLLVGGNSDDSEGYYVDPTVFVCDSNKARIMQEEIFGPVLAVVKVKDFEEGIRVFNDTEYGLTGAVFSKIRSRLEYARRFMMCGNLYFNRKCTGSLVGIQPFGGFNMSGTDAKAGGPDYLLNFVQPKTITDHF is encoded by the coding sequence ATGACACTTCAGCCGTATTCAAATGAACCTGTTATTGACTACAGTGTTGAGGAGAACAAAAACAAGCTGCTTCAAGCACTCGACAAGGTGAAGTCTGAGTTTGGAAAATCCTATCCTTTATGGGTAGGCGGCCGTGATGTCGAAACGGACACCAAACAGGAGTCTGTAAATCCGGCAAAGAAGACAGAAGTCATTGGCTATCTCAGTCAGGCCAACAAGAGTGTCATTGACGATGCCTTTACGGCAGCGAATAAAGCGTTCGAGAGTTGGAGCCAAGTTTCTTTCGGAGAGCGTGCTCTGTACCTGATTAAGGCAGCGGCTGTGATGCGCCGCCGGAAAATGGAATTGATGGCATGGCAGGTGTATGAATCCGGAAAGAACTGGGCGGAAGCTGACGGGGACGTCAACGAAGCCATCGACTTTTTGGAATACTATGCGCGCCAGGCTATGGAACTTGGCAAAGGTAAACCCCTGCAGTATTACCCAGGTGAAGACAACAGCATGATTTACCTTCCGCTGGGTGTCGGCGTGGTCATTCCGCCCTGGAACTTCCCGTTGGCTATTCTGACTGGAACCACCATGTCTGCGGTGGTGACTGGGAACACTGTGTTGTTGAAACCGGCGCCTCAGTCTTCTGTGATGGCGGCCAAGTTTATTGAAATCATGAAGGAAATTCAGCTGCCTGAGGGTGTTATCAACTTTGTCCCTGGCGATCCCGCTGAAATCGGCGACTACATGACCGGCAATAATGATACTCGGTTTGTGTCATTTACGGGATCGAAGGCGACAGGTCTTCACATTGACGAGCACGCACACAAAACCAGCGAGGGCCAGCGCTACATCAAGCGGGTTGTCGCGGAGATGGGCGGCAAGGACGGTATTGTGGTCGACGAAACTGCTGATACCGAAGCGGCAGCCCAAGGCATCGTGGACTCTGCGTTTGCGTTCCAGGGGCAGAAGTGTTCAGCGGGATCGCGCGCAATTATCCATGAAGCTGTGTTCGACGAAGTGATGGACAAAGTTGTAGAAAAAGTAAAGGCCATCAAGACTGGCCCTGCAGCCGAAAACCACTTCATGGGTCCTGTAATTGACGACAAGGCGTTCAAAAAGATTACGGGCTACATTGAAATTGGCAAAAAGGAAGCGAAACTGCTGGTGGGCGGCAACTCGGACGACTCTGAAGGCTACTATGTAGATCCCACAGTTTTTGTCTGCGACAGCAACAAAGCCCGTATTATGCAGGAAGAGATTTTTGGGCCTGTCCTCGCAGTGGTCAAGGTGAAGGACTTCGAGGAAGGGATTCGGGTCTTCAACGATACAGAGTATGGATTGACGGGTGCTGTGTTCTCCAAGATTCGCAGTCGTCTGGAATACGCACGCCGCTTCATGATGTGCGGCAACCTGTACTTCAACCGCAAGTGCACAGGTTCATTGGTTGGCATCCAGCCCTTCGGCGGATTCAACATGTCCGGCACCGACGCCAAAGCAGGCGGCCCTGACTATCTGCTGAACTTCGTCCAGCCAAAGACCATTACGGACCACTTTTAA
- a CDS encoding aldo/keto reductase, which translates to MEYRHLGNSGLEVSVMGLGTNSFGSRSDKDTSLRILHTAMDAGVNFIDTANIYSGTKSEEIIGEGLKGRRHEVVLATKAGLPRHEGPNGRGSSRSHLFLQIEKSLRRLQTDYIDLYQIHSFDPHTPLEETLRALDDLVRSGKVRYIGASNYAAWELMKALAISDRLGLARYISIQPSYSMADRGPERELTPMCSSEGIGIIPYFPLAGGILTGKYQDGKAPKGSRGETNPNFMERLDEQRLQLGAKVTETAAELSTTASALSLAWLYTRPAVSTVIVGASRPNQVEDNLKSVSLSLDNAVLENLNEASASFVYGVPFAEFRLP; encoded by the coding sequence ATGGAATATCGTCACTTAGGAAACAGTGGTCTGGAAGTCTCCGTGATGGGGCTTGGAACGAATTCATTTGGATCGCGATCGGACAAAGACACATCCCTTCGCATTCTCCACACAGCGATGGACGCAGGTGTCAATTTTATTGATACGGCGAATATCTATAGCGGCACGAAATCTGAAGAGATTATCGGTGAAGGACTGAAGGGAAGGCGGCACGAGGTCGTACTTGCTACGAAAGCAGGACTTCCTCGACATGAGGGGCCGAACGGCAGGGGATCGTCGAGATCGCACCTGTTTCTTCAAATCGAGAAGAGTTTGCGTCGATTGCAGACTGACTACATTGACTTGTATCAAATCCACTCCTTTGACCCGCACACACCGCTGGAAGAAACTCTGCGCGCTCTGGACGATCTCGTTCGTTCAGGCAAAGTCCGCTACATAGGCGCCTCCAACTATGCGGCCTGGGAGTTGATGAAAGCCCTCGCCATTAGTGACCGCTTAGGCCTGGCCCGCTATATCTCCATCCAGCCATCCTACTCCATGGCAGACAGAGGCCCAGAGCGGGAGTTGACACCCATGTGTAGCAGTGAAGGCATCGGGATCATCCCGTACTTCCCGTTAGCAGGCGGAATTCTGACCGGAAAGTACCAGGACGGCAAGGCCCCGAAGGGAAGTCGAGGGGAAACAAATCCGAACTTTATGGAGAGACTGGATGAGCAAAGGCTGCAACTTGGAGCCAAAGTTACCGAAACTGCGGCGGAGCTTTCGACCACTGCATCGGCACTCTCACTAGCGTGGCTTTATACCCGGCCTGCCGTGTCTACAGTCATTGTCGGTGCGTCCCGGCCAAATCAGGTGGAAGACAATCTGAAATCTGTTTCATTAAGTCTAGACAATGCTGTTTTAGAGAATCTGAATGAAGCCAGTGCGTCCTTTGTCTATGGCGTCCCGTTTGCAGAGTTCAGGCTGCCGTGA
- a CDS encoding PadR family transcriptional regulator → MMRNERIRGYMDGILLSILSTGDSYGYEIAQRVNHRTEGSLSLKEGSLYPALKRLEAEGWIEGYWGTDKENGPRRRYYKLNEIGKEQLTKIRSEWTAEQRVLSRFLGKVEFE, encoded by the coding sequence ATGATGCGTAACGAACGTATACGCGGATACATGGACGGAATTCTGCTGTCAATCCTGTCTACTGGAGACTCCTACGGCTACGAGATTGCTCAAAGAGTAAACCACCGGACGGAAGGTTCACTGAGCCTTAAAGAGGGTTCGCTGTACCCAGCGCTAAAACGACTTGAAGCCGAAGGATGGATTGAAGGCTACTGGGGAACCGACAAGGAGAACGGGCCTCGGCGTCGGTATTACAAGTTGAACGAGATCGGAAAAGAACAATTGACAAAGATTCGCAGCGAGTGGACAGCAGAACAGCGCGTGTTATCGAGGTTTCTGGGGAAGGTGGAATTCGAATGA
- a CDS encoding permease prefix domain 1-containing protein, with translation MNEFDSYFSKIFKGTYLSKRERRNWKEEMQGHLEEAVQSGIKRELNQEEASKSALASFGTVKEVRRHIVRQTYGISPNWFLASSALFLTIFMISMFVQMRAQDIIPATMKHLPTPNWVLLWNTNPFLSHLQAWLGFAVAFFMLIYTRKRTDRIALFLSLAPFYIIWFIVRIAHQFSLDAVIFAEYPIFQPLGGPELAGYLLLLVLSLASYAWTGNRKVGLAPWILSIALTIWPMLRDTVQTALWHITNNPIFWGHRYPDSYYLWWSILTILVRIIILGLFLYGCRKIDAVRLNKVHTA, from the coding sequence ATGAATGAATTCGATAGTTACTTTTCAAAGATATTCAAAGGTACATATCTTTCGAAACGTGAACGCCGGAACTGGAAAGAAGAAATGCAGGGACACTTGGAAGAGGCAGTGCAATCAGGGATAAAAAGAGAACTGAATCAGGAAGAAGCAAGCAAGTCAGCTTTGGCGTCATTTGGAACCGTAAAGGAAGTTCGCCGGCACATTGTTCGCCAAACCTATGGCATTTCACCAAATTGGTTCTTGGCTTCCTCAGCACTATTCTTGACGATTTTTATGATATCTATGTTCGTCCAAATGCGTGCCCAGGATATTATTCCCGCAACGATGAAGCATTTGCCGACACCCAACTGGGTACTCCTATGGAATACCAATCCCTTCCTGTCACATCTCCAGGCATGGCTTGGATTTGCGGTGGCTTTTTTTATGCTGATTTACACAAGGAAACGAACCGACCGCATAGCTCTATTCCTGTCGCTGGCTCCTTTTTACATCATCTGGTTCATCGTGAGAATCGCTCACCAGTTTTCATTGGATGCTGTGATCTTTGCTGAGTATCCCATATTCCAGCCGCTTGGGGGCCCGGAATTGGCAGGATACCTGCTGCTATTAGTTCTCTCCCTTGCAAGTTACGCGTGGACTGGAAACCGCAAAGTGGGTCTTGCACCTTGGATTCTCTCTATTGCATTGACCATTTGGCCAATGTTACGTGACACAGTGCAGACGGCTCTTTGGCACATCACCAACAATCCAATATTCTGGGGACATAGATACCCTGATTCGTATTATCTTTGGTGGTCCATTTTAACGATTTTAGTTCGCATCATTATACTCGGCTTGTTTTTGTACGGATGCAGAAAAATTGATGCAGTTCGTCTAAACAAGGTACACACTGCGTAA
- a CDS encoding proline dehydrogenase family protein — protein sequence MEQALRNMLLFMAKNRTANNLAKKYGLRFGAHRFVAGMSIPDAMSFTKSLNKDGLAVTLDHLGESVFTKEEAAESTNYCLRTLDTIKDEGVNSRLSVKLTQLGLDIDKEFCLDNVRQIAAKAHSYNNFVRIDMEDYDHNEVTLDIFNKVHAEFPESIGLVIQSYLYKSEADVKTLGQHGVSLRMVKGAYKEPASVAFPEKKDVDDNLVKLMQNHLLSGCFTAMATHDEAIIETMKQFIAQHSIPKEQYEFQMLYGIRTQLQLQLVQQGYPVRVYVPFGNDWYAYFMRRLAERPANVGFVLRSMVNS from the coding sequence GTGGAACAAGCCTTGAGAAACATGTTGCTGTTCATGGCAAAAAACCGAACGGCCAATAATTTGGCAAAAAAATATGGATTACGCTTTGGTGCTCATCGCTTTGTGGCTGGAATGAGCATTCCGGACGCCATGTCTTTTACAAAGTCACTCAACAAGGATGGATTGGCTGTCACACTCGATCATCTGGGCGAATCCGTCTTCACCAAAGAAGAAGCCGCAGAGTCCACGAATTACTGTCTGAGAACCCTTGATACCATTAAGGACGAAGGGGTCAATTCCCGCCTGTCCGTAAAACTCACGCAACTTGGCCTCGATATTGATAAAGAGTTTTGCTTGGACAACGTCAGGCAAATTGCTGCAAAAGCTCACTCATACAACAACTTTGTACGCATTGACATGGAAGACTACGATCATAACGAAGTAACACTCGACATCTTCAACAAAGTTCACGCAGAATTCCCCGAGAGTATTGGTCTTGTTATACAATCCTACCTCTACAAAAGCGAAGCTGACGTAAAGACACTGGGGCAACACGGAGTGAGCTTGCGGATGGTCAAAGGAGCGTACAAGGAACCTGCATCGGTCGCCTTCCCAGAAAAGAAAGATGTTGACGACAACTTGGTCAAACTCATGCAGAATCACTTGTTGAGCGGCTGTTTCACGGCCATGGCGACACATGACGAAGCCATTATCGAAACCATGAAACAGTTTATCGCTCAACACAGTATTCCTAAGGAACAGTACGAATTTCAAATGCTCTATGGCATTCGAACCCAGCTGCAACTCCAACTCGTCCAGCAAGGTTACCCAGTTCGCGTCTACGTTCCATTTGGAAACGACTGGTATGCATACTTCATGCGTCGCTTGGCAGAGCGGCCCGCAAATGTAGGTTTTGTTCTGCGTTCCATGGTGAATTCCTAG
- a CDS encoding sigma-54-dependent Fis family transcriptional regulator gives MSQTPDWNQILLPVLLNTVYEAVTIVDSDGIVRHWNDAAEQLYGIPADDIVGKSILDFSWKSLMVERVLQDGVAIEHAYHEPRPGVHVLINTSPLVVSGQTVGAVSVEQDVTSIVRLGQELMQTNSLRAIPRSESDNQQNNPNPWAAVWGHSPVLREAVHTASRAAGTDATVLITGESGVGKELFAHAIHKMSSRADGRFIAINCGAIPKHLFESELFGYNPGAFTGADRKGRQGKLELARGGTLFLDEIGELPLDLQVKLLRVLEEGTYYPVGSDTPVEANVRVLAATNQELQHLIEKNEFRRDLFYRLNVVQIGVPPLRERLEDIPLLTQRYLQEFSLKFNRPIPELNPEVTITLMRYDWPGNVRQLRNTIQRLVILSEEGHVHVHHLPHELRQDSAWQGLGTWDSQSNTAEQPAATDVPLGAFRNPAAGGQFFSLQGRHVTREDILQALHRTYGNKTAAAKLLGISRGTLYNYIQRFQIRSE, from the coding sequence TTGTCACAGACTCCTGATTGGAATCAAATTTTGCTCCCGGTGTTATTGAATACGGTCTATGAAGCTGTAACTATTGTGGATAGTGATGGAATCGTTCGCCACTGGAACGATGCTGCAGAACAGTTGTACGGGATTCCTGCAGACGACATTGTGGGAAAGTCGATTCTCGATTTCTCCTGGAAATCTCTCATGGTTGAGCGTGTTCTGCAGGATGGTGTCGCGATTGAACATGCATACCATGAACCTCGCCCTGGTGTGCATGTGCTCATTAATACATCTCCGTTGGTTGTTTCGGGACAGACCGTGGGAGCGGTTTCTGTGGAGCAGGATGTGACGTCCATCGTGCGCCTAGGTCAGGAACTGATGCAGACAAACAGCTTGAGGGCGATACCGAGAAGCGAAAGCGACAATCAGCAAAACAACCCAAATCCGTGGGCGGCAGTGTGGGGACACAGTCCGGTTCTGAGAGAAGCCGTGCACACGGCGTCAAGAGCGGCTGGCACAGACGCCACGGTGCTGATTACGGGTGAGTCAGGTGTTGGGAAAGAGCTGTTCGCTCATGCTATCCACAAGATGAGCAGTCGTGCTGACGGGCGTTTTATCGCGATCAATTGTGGAGCGATTCCAAAACACTTATTCGAAAGCGAACTCTTTGGGTACAATCCGGGAGCTTTTACCGGGGCGGACAGAAAGGGACGGCAAGGTAAACTTGAACTGGCGCGGGGAGGAACGTTGTTCCTCGATGAAATCGGTGAATTGCCCCTAGACTTGCAGGTGAAACTCCTGCGTGTTCTTGAAGAGGGCACATACTATCCGGTGGGTTCAGACACTCCTGTAGAAGCGAATGTCAGAGTGCTTGCTGCCACAAACCAGGAATTACAGCATCTGATTGAAAAGAACGAGTTTCGCAGAGACTTGTTTTACCGTTTGAATGTGGTGCAAATTGGTGTCCCGCCGTTGCGGGAACGGTTAGAGGACATACCGCTTCTCACACAGAGGTATCTGCAGGAGTTCTCGCTCAAGTTCAACCGGCCGATTCCGGAGCTCAATCCCGAAGTCACCATTACATTAATGCGCTACGATTGGCCGGGAAATGTGCGACAGCTGCGCAATACTATCCAGCGACTCGTGATTCTCTCAGAGGAGGGTCATGTCCATGTCCATCACTTGCCCCATGAATTGCGTCAGGATTCTGCTTGGCAAGGATTAGGGACTTGGGACAGCCAAAGTAACACTGCAGAACAGCCGGCGGCAACAGACGTGCCATTGGGTGCTTTTCGAAATCCTGCAGCAGGAGGACAGTTTTTTTCACTTCAAGGCAGGCACGTGACAAGGGAGGATATTCTTCAGGCTCTGCACCGGACCTATGGGAACAAAACGGCTGCCGCAAAGCTTCTGGGTATTTCTCGCGGAACACTCTACAATTATATACAGCGATTTCAAATTCGCTCAGAGTAA
- a CDS encoding acetyl-CoA hydrolase/transferase family protein has protein sequence MEMVTLEQAMSHIQSGMRVYTQGMASTPHYLLNGFADRCYSLEDAILYHLHLEGETPWVVPELKGHVRDISLFVGANLRAAVNEGRASYAPIFLSEVPWFLEQQVCRPNVAFLNVSPPDRHGYVSLGPTMEAMLTAVREADLVIAQVNRHVPRALGDALLPESAITYGVRHDEPLSVISSGTGDEVTEAIGKYVADLVPDRATLQLGIGKIPDAVLRELVNHKDLGIHSEMISDGVRMLAERGVITGRYKETDKDQIVFTFAMGSAALYDFIDDNPMVSLRSVDYTNNTAVIRRNPRMMSINSAIEVDLTGQVVAESIGTQVVSGVGGQMDFVRGASLAPEGKSIIALPSRTHSGQSRIVPTLHAGAGVTTTRNHVQYVATEYGVASLHGSTLEARARALIDVAHPDDRAMLEEAAHAMLAGFK, from the coding sequence ATGGAAATGGTCACGTTGGAACAAGCAATGTCACATATTCAGTCAGGCATGAGAGTTTACACACAAGGAATGGCTTCAACGCCGCATTATTTGTTAAACGGTTTCGCGGACAGGTGTTATTCACTTGAAGACGCCATCCTGTATCATCTTCATCTTGAAGGCGAGACGCCTTGGGTTGTACCGGAGCTAAAAGGGCATGTCCGGGACATTTCATTATTCGTTGGTGCCAACTTACGTGCTGCGGTAAACGAGGGCCGTGCCTCATATGCACCGATATTTCTATCCGAGGTGCCTTGGTTCCTGGAGCAGCAGGTATGCCGCCCCAACGTGGCATTCCTAAACGTAAGTCCTCCTGACAGGCATGGCTATGTCAGCCTTGGCCCCACTATGGAAGCGATGTTGACTGCTGTGCGTGAAGCAGACCTTGTGATTGCGCAAGTCAATCGTCATGTTCCCCGAGCTCTGGGCGATGCGTTGCTCCCGGAGAGTGCCATTACCTACGGTGTTCGCCATGATGAGCCGTTGTCTGTGATCTCCAGCGGCACCGGAGACGAGGTCACAGAAGCCATCGGAAAATATGTGGCCGATCTCGTTCCGGACAGGGCGACACTTCAGCTCGGTATCGGGAAGATTCCTGACGCGGTCCTGCGCGAACTTGTCAACCACAAGGACTTGGGCATCCATAGTGAGATGATATCTGACGGCGTCCGGATGCTCGCAGAGCGAGGTGTCATTACAGGGCGCTACAAGGAAACGGATAAAGATCAAATTGTTTTCACATTTGCAATGGGATCGGCTGCATTATACGACTTTATTGACGATAATCCCATGGTATCACTCCGATCGGTTGATTACACCAACAACACAGCCGTCATTCGCCGCAATCCGCGGATGATGTCCATCAACTCAGCCATCGAAGTTGATTTAACCGGACAGGTCGTAGCCGAGTCCATCGGTACCCAAGTCGTATCCGGCGTAGGCGGGCAAATGGACTTTGTGCGCGGAGCCAGTCTGGCGCCTGAAGGGAAGTCCATCATAGCGCTTCCTTCTCGCACACATTCGGGCCAATCTCGAATCGTGCCGACCCTGCACGCTGGAGCAGGTGTAACCACCACACGCAACCACGTCCAGTACGTGGCGACCGAGTACGGTGTGGCCAGCCTTCACGGCAGTACACTCGAGGCACGGGCGCGAGCGTTGATTGATGTGGCGCATCCAGACGATCGCGCAATGCTTGAGGAAGCTGCACACGCCATGCTAGCAGGGTTTAAGTAG